From Brochothrix thermosphacta DSM 20171 = FSL F6-1036, a single genomic window includes:
- the rpmF gene encoding 50S ribosomal protein L32 has protein sequence MAVPARRRSKAKKNKQRTHKKLQVPNLVKDSQTGEYRAAHHIAPDGTYNGKQVIQTEATKNK, from the coding sequence ATGGCAGTTCCAGCACGCAGAAGATCTAAGGCAAAAAAAAATAAACAGCGCACGCATAAAAAATTGCAAGTGCCCAATTTAGTCAAAGACAGCCAAACGGGGGAATATCGAGCAGCACACCACATTGCACCGGATGGAACGTATAACGGCAAACAAGTTATTCAAACAGAAGCGACAAAAAATAAGTAA
- a CDS encoding helix-turn-helix domain-containing protein codes for MLAKRLKVARHKKNLTQQEVAGKIKISRQSISKWENGASVPDINTLKALATFYETTIHDLTK; via the coding sequence ATGTTAGCGAAGCGACTTAAAGTAGCTCGTCATAAAAAGAACTTAACGCAACAAGAAGTAGCAGGCAAAATCAAAATTTCGAGACAGTCTATTTCAAAATGGGAAAATGGCGCAAGCGTGCCAGATATTAACACTTTAAAAGCGTTAGCAACTTTTTATGAAACGACAATACATGATCTTACAAAATGA
- a CDS encoding DUF5626 family protein, producing MKKIMLVAIFFCAFFLVGNTYVSADAKVDSQYDMEKGGTQMFYETDEDGELITVIVSEDVVSQRLANKSYTVKKSKALRWKISFKVNIKNNKILSTNSSNFETIVGAFSSATCKKDNATRASAKATYTFMGISSNVSVIASINNNKLIIQ from the coding sequence ATGAAAAAAATAATGCTAGTAGCAATCTTTTTTTGTGCGTTTTTTTTAGTGGGAAACACCTATGTATCTGCGGATGCAAAAGTTGATTCGCAATATGATATGGAAAAAGGTGGAACTCAAATGTTTTATGAAACAGATGAGGATGGAGAATTAATTACTGTAATAGTAAGTGAAGATGTTGTAAGTCAGAGACTTGCAAATAAATCATATACTGTTAAGAAATCTAAGGCTTTACGATGGAAAATATCGTTCAAAGTAAATATTAAAAACAATAAAATACTATCTACGAATAGTTCGAATTTCGAAACAATCGTTGGAGCATTTTCTTCAGCAACATGTAAGAAAGACAATGCTACTCGTGCTAGTGCGAAGGCGACCTATACATTTATGGGTATTTCAAGCAATGTAAGTGTCATAGCTTCAATCAATAATAATAAACTAATTATTCAATAG
- a CDS encoding helix-turn-helix domain-containing protein, with amino-acid sequence MLAKQLKSARLNKNFTQQEVANKLNISRQSISKWENGSSTPDINTLKILASFYEISIQDLTKENESLKEKIKSNNHTIHTQQKKLSNIKEILTKNESDDSWFLLITLCLTFLFAPFIFITLPLVLIKNKKDNHLYKWIVLLAVIITAVSFFAIYGWISDVFNFGGTVTIE; translated from the coding sequence ATGTTAGCAAAACAACTTAAATCGGCACGACTTAACAAAAATTTCACGCAACAAGAAGTCGCTAATAAACTCAATATTTCTAGACAATCTATTTCAAAATGGGAAAATGGATCAAGTACTCCCGATATTAATACCTTAAAAATACTAGCCTCTTTTTATGAAATTTCGATACAAGACCTCACCAAAGAAAATGAAAGTCTTAAAGAAAAAATTAAAAGTAATAATCACACCATTCACACCCAACAAAAAAAACTTTCAAATATAAAAGAAATACTTACTAAAAATGAATCAGATGACAGCTGGTTTTTATTAATCACACTATGTTTAACATTTTTATTTGCACCATTCATTTTTATTACATTACCTTTAGTTTTGATTAAAAATAAAAAAGACAACCATTTATATAAATGGATTGTCCTCTTAGCTGTCATCATAACTGCAGTTAGTTTTTTTGCTATATATGGGTGGATAAGTGACGTTTTTAATTTCGGAGGTACCGTCACTATTGAATAA
- a CDS encoding DUF5626 family protein, giving the protein MRKSLKLIISLTSIFSITISLLILPNGVSANQKDPYPQEESSVPETILSEFDLNSLETQEKQVVLPSGETATFGISPDFNTSLRASNGTYKAYWYTGVANASFKFTVKGNKITKAYDKSYFFLGASLKSNTLKLDNSKQATLYFEFTTPVYDFGGWNGWLRAKINSNNKIVYSVK; this is encoded by the coding sequence ATGAGAAAATCATTAAAATTAATTATATCTTTAACAAGTATCTTCAGTATCACTATTTCTTTATTGATTCTACCTAACGGAGTTTCAGCAAATCAAAAAGATCCTTATCCACAAGAAGAAAGTTCAGTTCCAGAAACAATTTTAAGTGAATTCGACTTGAATTCACTTGAGACACAAGAAAAACAAGTAGTTTTGCCTAGTGGTGAAACAGCTACATTCGGTATTTCACCTGATTTCAATACTTCTCTTAGAGCTAGTAATGGAACTTATAAAGCCTATTGGTATACCGGCGTTGCTAATGCTAGTTTTAAATTCACTGTAAAAGGGAACAAAATAACTAAGGCTTATGACAAATCCTACTTCTTTCTAGGTGCTAGTCTTAAATCAAACACCTTAAAACTAGACAATTCTAAACAAGCCACTCTATACTTCGAATTCACAACACCTGTATACGATTTTGGCGGATGGAATGGATGGTTACGTGCTAAAATTAACTCGAATAACAAAATTGTTTACTCTGTAAAATAA